A portion of the Lusitaniella coriacea LEGE 07157 genome contains these proteins:
- a CDS encoding alpha-ketoacid dehydrogenase subunit beta — protein sequence MAETLFFNALREATDEEMARDKTVFVLGEDVGHYGGSYKVTKDLCKKYGDLRVLDTPIAENSFTGIAVGAAMTGLRPIIEGMNMGFLLLAFNQISNNAGMLRYTSGGNFKIPMVIRGPGGVGRQLGAEHSQRLEAYFQAVPGLKIVACSTPYNAKGLLKSAIRDDNPVLFFEHVLLYNLKENLPDHEYLVPLDRAEVVRSGKDVTILTYSRMRHHAMQAVKQMEKKGYDPEVIDLISLKPLDMETIGASVRKTHRVIIVEECMRTGGIGAELVARINEQLFDELDAPVVRLSSQDIPTPYNGTLENLTIVQPQQITEAVEKMMALQI from the coding sequence ATGGCAGAAACTCTGTTCTTCAACGCTTTACGCGAAGCCACGGATGAGGAAATGGCTCGCGATAAAACAGTCTTTGTTTTGGGAGAAGATGTCGGTCACTATGGCGGTTCTTACAAAGTGACCAAAGACCTGTGCAAAAAGTATGGCGATTTGCGGGTACTCGACACTCCCATTGCCGAAAACAGTTTTACCGGAATTGCCGTCGGTGCAGCGATGACAGGATTGCGACCCATTATTGAAGGCATGAACATGGGCTTTTTGCTCCTTGCCTTTAACCAAATTTCCAATAATGCGGGGATGTTGCGCTACACCTCTGGCGGAAATTTTAAAATTCCAATGGTGATTAGAGGTCCCGGTGGCGTTGGACGACAGTTGGGTGCAGAACATTCCCAACGTCTCGAAGCGTATTTTCAAGCGGTTCCCGGTTTGAAAATCGTTGCCTGCTCGACTCCTTATAATGCCAAGGGTTTGCTCAAGTCTGCCATTCGCGATGACAATCCCGTACTGTTTTTTGAACACGTTCTCCTCTACAACTTGAAGGAGAATTTACCCGACCATGAGTACCTCGTTCCCCTCGATCGCGCGGAAGTGGTACGCTCCGGAAAAGATGTCACGATTTTGACCTACTCGCGGATGCGGCATCACGCCATGCAAGCGGTGAAGCAAATGGAGAAGAAGGGTTACGATCCGGAGGTCATCGATCTGATTTCCCTCAAACCGCTAGATATGGAAACCATTGGAGCTTCCGTGCGCAAAACCCACCGTGTCATTATCGTGGAAGAATGTATGAGAACTGGGGGAATTGGCGCGGAATTAGTCGCTCGCATCAACGAGCAGCTTTTTGACGAATTAGATGCCCCGGTGGTGCGCCTCTCGTCTCAGGATATTCCAACGCCCTACAATGGCACGTTAGAGAACTTGACGATCGTGCAACCCCAGCAAATCACTGAAGCTGTCGAGAAAATGATGGCACTGCAAATTTAA
- the secD gene encoding protein translocase subunit SecD, whose amino-acid sequence MQKQRSIIALILVLVVAAVVVLIQLPLSLGLDLRGGAQLTIQVKPTETVTEVTPENLNDVKRVLENRVNGLGVAEPIVQTAGADKILVQLPGVSDPQQAERVLGGTAQLEFREQVQESSPQELQIRLGEREQVVLQQALLQNGEEPDEEALAEVREELNKVNDAIAELFKSVGLGGKRLTNAAARPTQSGNQWEVAIDFDGEGGQKFAELTKKLAGTGRSIGIFLDDALINAPTVAPEYAATGISGGRATISGGFTLESANDLAVQLRGGALPFPVEVVENRTVGATLGRESINRSIVAGLAGLALVFVFMVIYYRLPGALANVALAIYTLLTLACYSLIGVTLTLPGIAGFILSIGMAVDANVLIFERTREELRDGKTLYRSVESGFYRAFSSILDSNVTTLIACAALGYLGSGLVRGFAVTLAIGVLVSMFTALTCSRTLMLLVVLGIPGVRQKPELFCPNLPVPAKS is encoded by the coding sequence ATGCAAAAACAGCGTTCTATTATTGCCCTCATTTTGGTATTGGTTGTGGCGGCGGTGGTCGTCTTGATTCAACTGCCCCTTTCCTTGGGGTTAGACCTGCGAGGCGGCGCGCAATTGACGATTCAGGTCAAACCCACTGAAACAGTGACTGAGGTGACCCCAGAAAACCTCAATGATGTGAAGCGGGTTCTGGAGAATCGGGTGAATGGGTTGGGGGTTGCCGAACCGATCGTTCAAACCGCCGGGGCTGATAAAATTTTGGTGCAATTACCAGGAGTGAGCGATCCCCAGCAAGCAGAGCGGGTTTTGGGGGGAACCGCACAGCTAGAGTTCCGGGAGCAGGTGCAAGAGAGTAGTCCCCAAGAGCTTCAAATTCGCTTGGGCGAGCGCGAGCAGGTTGTACTGCAACAAGCATTGCTCCAAAACGGTGAAGAACCGGATGAGGAAGCTTTAGCAGAAGTGCGAGAGGAGTTGAATAAAGTGAATGACGCGATCGCGGAATTGTTCAAATCCGTCGGACTGGGGGGCAAACGACTCACCAATGCTGCCGCTCGACCCACCCAATCGGGAAATCAATGGGAAGTCGCGATCGATTTTGATGGCGAAGGCGGTCAAAAATTTGCCGAATTAACTAAAAAATTAGCAGGAACGGGTCGCAGTATTGGCATCTTCCTCGATGATGCCCTGATTAACGCCCCCACAGTCGCGCCAGAGTACGCCGCAACAGGGATTTCCGGGGGACGAGCGACCATTTCAGGGGGCTTTACCCTTGAGAGTGCGAACGACCTCGCGGTTCAGCTTCGCGGTGGCGCATTGCCCTTCCCAGTTGAAGTGGTGGAAAATCGCACCGTCGGTGCAACCTTGGGTCGCGAGAGCATCAATCGCAGTATTGTTGCGGGACTGGCAGGTTTGGCGCTGGTCTTTGTTTTCATGGTGATCTATTACCGACTTCCCGGCGCGCTGGCAAACGTTGCCCTTGCCATTTACACCCTTCTCACCCTTGCCTGTTATTCCCTCATCGGCGTAACCTTAACCCTGCCCGGAATTGCCGGATTTATTCTCAGCATTGGCATGGCAGTTGATGCCAACGTCCTCATTTTCGAGCGCACCCGCGAGGAGTTGCGAGATGGGAAAACCCTCTATCGCTCGGTGGAGTCTGGTTTCTACCGCGCCTTCTCCAGTATTTTGGATAGTAATGTAACGACGCTCATCGCCTGCGCTGCTTTGGGTTATCTCGGTTCGGGGTTAGTTCGGGGATTTGCTGTCACTTTGGCAATCGGCGTTCTGGTGAGTATGTTTACCGCCCTAACGTGTAGCCGAACGCTAATGCTTTTGGTGGTTTTGGGCATTCCTGGCGTGCGCCAGAAACCGGAACTTTTCTGTCCGAATTTACCCGTCCCGGCAAAATCCTAG
- a CDS encoding DUF5989 family protein, producing the protein MLEGIIDLLQDLWGFLKERKKYWLAPLILTLVLLGALIVFTQGSAIAPFIYTLF; encoded by the coding sequence ATGTTAGAAGGAATTATCGATCTTTTGCAAGATTTGTGGGGATTTTTGAAGGAGCGAAAAAAATACTGGCTTGCACCATTAATTCTTACTTTAGTGCTGCTGGGTGCATTAATTGTCTTTACTCAAGGTTCCGCGATCGCGCCCTTCATTTACACGCTATTCTAA
- a CDS encoding winged helix-turn-helix domain-containing protein, giving the protein MLSLDRPQSSADTKLSQTTRILVVEDEDLIREMVVLALREQGYEVIAATDGQTALGFLQNPESNLNQPTIDLVILDLMLPQINGLDICRLLRYQGNIVPILILSAKASETDRVLGLEVGADDYLTKPFSMQELVARCRALIRRQRFTNSPQSPVLQFKDITLSPVECRVTVRSQEANLSPKEFRLLELFMSYPRRVWSREHLIDQVWGPDFLGDTKTVDVHIRWLREKLEEDPSKPQYIITVRGFGYRFG; this is encoded by the coding sequence ATGCTATCTCTCGACAGACCGCAGAGTTCCGCTGATACGAAGCTATCTCAAACAACTCGTATTTTGGTGGTGGAAGATGAAGATTTAATCAGAGAAATGGTGGTTTTGGCTTTGAGGGAGCAAGGATACGAAGTTATTGCTGCCACCGACGGACAGACAGCATTAGGTTTTTTGCAAAACCCAGAATCTAATCTTAACCAACCGACGATTGATTTAGTGATTTTGGACTTGATGTTACCGCAAATTAATGGTCTTGATATTTGTCGGTTACTTCGCTATCAAGGCAATATCGTCCCGATTTTAATTCTCAGCGCGAAGGCAAGCGAAACAGATCGCGTTTTGGGATTAGAAGTGGGTGCGGATGATTATTTAACGAAACCCTTCAGTATGCAAGAATTGGTGGCTCGCTGTCGCGCTTTAATTCGCCGCCAACGCTTTACAAACTCTCCCCAATCTCCAGTTCTGCAATTTAAGGATATTACCCTCTCTCCGGTGGAATGTCGCGTAACGGTGCGTTCCCAGGAGGCGAATTTATCGCCCAAGGAGTTTCGCTTGCTGGAGTTGTTTATGAGCTATCCTCGGCGAGTTTGGTCGCGGGAACACCTCATCGATCAAGTTTGGGGACCCGATTTCTTGGGGGATACGAAGACGGTTGACGTTCACATTCGGTGGTTGCGCGAGAAGTTGGAGGAAGACCCCAGTAAGCCGCAATATATTATTACCGTGCGCGGTTTTGGCTATCGTTTTGGATAG
- a CDS encoding pyridoxal phosphate-dependent aminotransferase: protein MQGVQSPIIPIVGEWIRTTPGTISLGQGVVYYSPPPEAIEQISQFLAQPNNHRYQGVRGMPPLLDAIEKKLVAENGIEMNGDNAIVVTGGSNMAFMNGVLAITQPGDEIILSVPYYFNHEMAIAIAGCRSILVPTDENYQLRPQAIADAITPKTKAVVTISPNNPTGVVYPEALLAAVNQLCRDRGIYHITDEAYEYFTYNNARHISPASFPHSSNHTISLFSLSKAYGFASWRIGYMVVPQHLLDAVKKIQDTILICPPVISQYAAIGALQAGKAYCKEHLGAIASVREQVLNSLQPLKEYCTLAPTDGAFYLFLKIYTPLDPLKLVERLICEHRVAVIPGTTFGQTQGCYLRLAYGALQKETAAEGIERFVRGLTEILSNLS from the coding sequence ATGCAAGGGGTGCAGTCTCCGATTATTCCCATTGTGGGGGAATGGATTCGCACTACGCCCGGTACGATTTCTTTGGGTCAAGGGGTAGTTTATTACAGTCCGCCTCCTGAAGCGATTGAGCAAATTTCCCAGTTTCTCGCCCAGCCAAATAACCATCGCTATCAAGGGGTTCGGGGGATGCCGCCTCTATTGGACGCGATTGAGAAAAAACTCGTTGCAGAGAATGGGATTGAGATGAATGGGGATAACGCCATTGTTGTTACGGGGGGGAGCAATATGGCGTTTATGAATGGGGTTTTAGCGATTACGCAGCCAGGGGATGAGATTATTCTGTCCGTCCCTTATTATTTCAATCACGAAATGGCGATCGCGATCGCGGGATGTCGTTCGATTCTCGTTCCGACGGATGAGAACTATCAATTGCGTCCCCAGGCGATTGCCGATGCGATTACCCCCAAAACCAAAGCAGTGGTGACGATTTCTCCCAATAACCCCACCGGGGTTGTCTATCCCGAAGCCCTTTTAGCCGCAGTTAATCAATTATGCCGCGATCGCGGAATTTATCATATCACCGACGAAGCCTACGAATACTTTACCTATAACAACGCACGCCATATCTCCCCCGCATCCTTTCCCCACAGCAGCAACCACACGATTTCCCTCTTCAGCCTCTCCAAAGCTTACGGATTTGCCAGTTGGCGCATCGGTTATATGGTCGTTCCCCAACACCTTCTCGATGCCGTGAAAAAGATTCAAGATACAATCCTCATTTGTCCCCCCGTTATCTCCCAATACGCTGCTATCGGGGCTTTACAGGCGGGTAAAGCTTATTGTAAGGAACATTTGGGCGCGATCGCGTCCGTGCGAGAACAAGTGCTAAATTCCCTCCAACCCCTTAAAGAATACTGCACCCTTGCCCCCACCGACGGCGCATTCTACCTCTTCCTCAAAATTTATACCCCCCTAGACCCCCTCAAACTCGTCGAACGACTGATTTGCGAACATCGCGTTGCCGTCATTCCCGGCACAACTTTCGGGCAAACCCAAGGCTGTTATCTCCGCCTTGCCTACGGCGCACTGCAAAAAGAAACCGCCGCCGAAGGAATCGAGCGATTTGTTCGGGGTTTGACCGAGATTCTAAGCAATTTGTCGTAA
- a CDS encoding SxtJ family membrane protein, with translation MHDIPQLDRKGLRNFGLLTGIIIAVLFGFLLPLLRGHGLLLIPWIIGGVLGLFALIIPNALAPVYRVWMRIGLVLGWINSRIILGIIFFLVVTPMGFVMRLFSRDPMTRKIETQLETYRVPSQIRERKSMEKPY, from the coding sequence ATGCACGACATTCCCCAACTCGACCGCAAAGGATTGCGAAATTTTGGACTGCTAACGGGTATAATTATTGCGGTTTTGTTTGGTTTTTTGCTTCCGCTGCTGCGAGGACATGGATTGCTCCTCATTCCTTGGATCATTGGCGGCGTGCTAGGACTTTTTGCACTGATAATACCCAATGCACTTGCACCTGTTTATCGCGTTTGGATGCGAATTGGTTTGGTGCTGGGGTGGATTAATAGTCGTATTATATTGGGAATTATTTTCTTCTTGGTCGTTACGCCAATGGGTTTTGTGATGCGCTTATTTTCACGCGATCCCATGACAAGAAAGATTGAAACACAGTTGGAAACCTATCGCGTTCCCAGCCAAATTAGAGAGAGAAAAAGTATGGAGAAGCCTTATTGA
- a CDS encoding SGNH/GDSL hydrolase family protein — MVQFKPWQQNLLLVCFGIFSGLVVFEIALRLVNFSYPKFYIANDVRGRVHRPGAEGWWRSEGEAYIKINRDGLRDIDRQQTKPQNTFRIALLGDSFAAAFQVPQAKTFAAILENKLSQCPKFEGKNVEVINFGVSGYGTAQQLLTLRTSVWSYSPDLVLLTLLTGNDIRNNSKSLEPDKVRPFFVYEADRLVPDFSFRNDPMFQLNQSKEYLRLGHLIARVVDSIGTRKQIKEDLATQAKTLREPGMDEAIYLEPTTPEWQEAWQITEDLLKLIDREIQEKNAEFWVVTLSNSPQVHPNPAIRQQYRQRWGIQDLFYPDRRIKKIGDRAGFPVLNLAPLFQKYADRNRTFFHGFKNTALGIGHWNETGHALAGETMAKRLCAEFEPNAAQNAF; from the coding sequence ATGGTTCAATTCAAACCGTGGCAACAAAACCTTTTGTTAGTCTGCTTCGGAATCTTTAGCGGGTTAGTTGTTTTTGAAATTGCCCTACGTTTGGTGAATTTTTCCTACCCTAAATTTTACATTGCCAATGATGTTAGGGGAAGAGTCCATCGTCCCGGTGCAGAAGGGTGGTGGCGCAGCGAAGGTGAAGCTTATATTAAAATTAATCGAGATGGGTTGCGAGATATCGATCGCCAACAGACCAAACCCCAAAACACTTTCCGAATTGCACTATTAGGGGATTCCTTTGCTGCCGCATTCCAAGTTCCTCAAGCCAAAACTTTTGCCGCAATTTTAGAAAACAAACTCAGCCAATGTCCAAAATTTGAAGGGAAAAATGTTGAGGTTATTAACTTTGGCGTTTCTGGTTACGGAACGGCACAACAACTCTTGACTTTGCGAACTTCTGTTTGGAGTTATTCGCCAGATTTAGTTTTGCTAACGCTCTTAACCGGCAATGATATTCGTAATAACTCTAAATCACTAGAACCTGATAAAGTTCGACCTTTTTTTGTTTACGAAGCGGATCGATTGGTTCCCGATTTTTCTTTCCGTAACGATCCAATGTTTCAATTAAATCAATCAAAGGAATATTTACGGTTAGGTCATTTAATTGCACGAGTTGTGGATTCTATTGGGACAAGAAAACAAATAAAAGAAGATTTAGCAACTCAAGCAAAAACTCTCCGAGAACCGGGAATGGATGAGGCAATTTACCTCGAACCGACAACACCCGAATGGCAAGAAGCGTGGCAAATAACAGAGGACTTATTAAAACTCATCGATCGCGAAATTCAAGAGAAAAATGCAGAATTTTGGGTTGTCACTTTAAGTAATAGCCCTCAAGTCCATCCCAATCCGGCAATTCGACAACAATATAGACAACGGTGGGGGATTCAAGATTTATTTTATCCCGATCGGCGCATCAAAAAAATTGGCGATCGCGCGGGATTTCCCGTACTCAACTTAGCGCCATTATTCCAAAAATATGCAGACCGCAATCGCACATTCTTCCACGGATTTAAGAATACCGCCCTCGGAATCGGGCATTGGAACGAGACAGGACACGCTCTCGCTGGCGAAACAATGGCAAAACGTTTGTGCGCAGAATTTGAACCCAATGCGGCTCAAAACGCCTTTTAA
- a CDS encoding APC family permease, which translates to MTEKSGLGTFGGVYTPSILTILGVIMYLRFGWVVGNVGLLGTLIIVTLATSITLLTALSISAIATDRVVRVGGAYYMISRSLGIETGGAVGIPLYFAQALSVALYTLGFAESLATTFPQLNQVYVALVTTALVAILAIVSAEIAIRTQYIIMGAIALSLISFLFGHPIEPTTVEMWGAAERNSEPFWTVFAVFFPAVTGIMAGVSMSGDLRDPSRAIPVGTLAAVGTGYVVYMGLPIVLATRADALTLIENPLIMQQMAFWGPAILLGVWGATLSSAIGSILGAPRVLQALARDGVLPRWMQFLGQGSGEKDEPRIGTAVTLVVAIATVCIGELNLIAPVLTMFFLTTYLVLNVSAGIEGFLQSPSFRPTFRVHWSLSLLGALGCLVVMFLIDPIATVVAALVVLGIYLWLQQRELIATWGDVRRGLWMALLRTGLLQIGHSEDPKNWRPHILVLSGAPTKRWFLIELADAFTHNRGLVTVSSILPSGSRDVAQQAELEKTIRDYLERRSVQALVRVITAPDPFAGAEQLVETYGLGPLVPNTILLGDSEEPSRRARYCETIAQIHRAKRSLVIFRENHDRGFGTRRRIDVWWGGLQANGSLMLLLAYLLCSDIEWRAAKVYLKLVVSDSAAAESAQTNLTRMIKDLRIEATPKVLVAEGRTFYDILHESSANADLIFLGMAAPKEDMDFIQYYEGLQAKAANLPTTLFVLAAPGFSFEAVLSDSA; encoded by the coding sequence ATGACAGAAAAATCAGGGTTGGGAACCTTCGGCGGGGTTTATACGCCATCCATTCTGACCATTCTCGGCGTGATCATGTACCTGCGCTTCGGTTGGGTGGTCGGAAATGTCGGTTTATTGGGAACGTTGATTATCGTCACCCTCGCTACAAGTATTACCTTGTTAACCGCTCTTTCCATCAGCGCGATCGCGACCGATCGCGTGGTTCGAGTCGGCGGGGCATACTATATGATCAGCCGCTCTTTGGGCATTGAAACCGGCGGTGCAGTCGGAATCCCCCTTTACTTCGCTCAAGCCCTCTCCGTCGCACTCTACACCTTGGGTTTTGCTGAAAGTCTTGCCACCACTTTCCCGCAACTCAATCAAGTTTACGTCGCCCTAGTTACCACAGCATTAGTCGCCATTTTAGCGATCGTCTCGGCAGAAATTGCCATTCGGACCCAGTACATCATTATGGGCGCGATCGCGCTTTCCCTCATTTCTTTCCTCTTCGGACATCCCATCGAACCCACCACCGTTGAAATGTGGGGCGCTGCGGAACGCAACTCAGAACCCTTCTGGACGGTCTTTGCGGTCTTTTTCCCTGCTGTCACCGGGATTATGGCCGGAGTGAGTATGTCTGGTGACCTGCGCGACCCCAGTCGCGCGATTCCCGTGGGAACCCTCGCAGCAGTTGGGACAGGCTATGTCGTGTACATGGGACTGCCTATCGTTTTGGCAACGCGCGCCGACGCTTTGACCCTAATTGAAAACCCCCTAATCATGCAACAAATGGCATTTTGGGGTCCTGCTATTTTACTCGGCGTGTGGGGGGCAACCCTCAGCAGCGCGATCGGCAGCATTCTTGGCGCGCCGCGCGTCCTTCAAGCCTTAGCCAGGGATGGGGTTCTGCCCCGTTGGATGCAGTTTCTCGGACAGGGTAGCGGCGAAAAAGACGAACCGCGCATCGGTACTGCGGTGACTCTAGTCGTTGCCATTGCCACAGTTTGCATCGGCGAATTGAACCTGATTGCCCCGGTTCTCACCATGTTCTTCCTGACAACCTATTTAGTCTTGAACGTCTCTGCTGGGATTGAAGGGTTCCTGCAAAGTCCCTCCTTCCGTCCCACCTTTCGGGTGCATTGGTCGTTGTCCCTATTAGGGGCGTTAGGCTGTTTGGTGGTGATGTTTTTAATCGACCCCATTGCCACCGTTGTCGCTGCACTCGTAGTTTTGGGGATTTATTTGTGGCTGCAACAGCGAGAATTGATAGCCACTTGGGGTGATGTGCGACGGGGATTGTGGATGGCACTGTTGCGGACGGGATTGTTGCAAATCGGTCACAGCGAAGATCCGAAAAACTGGCGACCTCATATTCTCGTCCTCTCCGGCGCGCCCACAAAGCGTTGGTTCCTCATCGAACTCGCCGATGCCTTTACCCACAATCGCGGTTTAGTAACAGTTTCTAGCATTCTTCCTAGCGGTTCCCGCGACGTTGCCCAGCAAGCAGAACTCGAAAAAACCATTCGCGATTATCTCGAACGCCGCAGCGTACAAGCATTGGTTCGGGTGATTACCGCCCCGGATCCTTTTGCGGGTGCAGAGCAATTGGTGGAAACCTATGGATTGGGTCCTTTGGTTCCCAACACGATTTTGCTGGGGGATAGCGAAGAACCCTCGCGGCGCGCGCGCTACTGTGAAACTATTGCACAAATCCACCGCGCCAAGCGCAGTTTGGTGATTTTTCGGGAAAACCACGATCGCGGGTTTGGAACCCGTCGTAGAATTGACGTGTGGTGGGGCGGACTGCAAGCCAATGGTAGTTTGATGCTCTTACTTGCCTATTTGTTGTGTAGCGATATTGAATGGCGAGCAGCTAAAGTTTATCTCAAACTGGTCGTGAGTGACAGTGCGGCAGCCGAATCCGCGCAAACGAATTTGACGCGCATGATTAAAGACCTTCGCATTGAAGCAACCCCCAAAGTCCTGGTGGCAGAAGGGCGCACCTTCTACGACATCCTGCATGAGTCTTCTGCAAACGCCGATTTGATTTTTCTGGGGATGGCTGCACCCAAAGAAGATATGGATTTCATTCAATACTACGAAGGTTTGCAAGCCAAAGCTGCCAATTTGCCCACAACCCTCTTTGTCTTAGCCGCACCGGGATTCTCCTTTGAAGCGGTATTGAGCGATAGCGCTTGA
- a CDS encoding DM13 domain-containing protein, translating into MKFKSLTAVSLASVLVLGSAIIPAQASPSLQLVAQATAPNSFVTVEQDHPTTGTARIVTENGQRYLEFDRQFDTARGPDVKVILYRGSTVPVNVSESDYITLAALKGFSGAQRYAIPNSVNLDDFQAVGIWCKKFNVTFGYASL; encoded by the coding sequence ATGAAATTTAAATCCCTGACTGCTGTAAGTCTCGCTTCTGTTCTAGTCTTAGGAAGCGCAATCATCCCCGCACAAGCCAGTCCTTCCCTGCAACTCGTCGCTCAGGCGACGGCCCCCAACTCCTTCGTCACCGTCGAACAAGACCATCCCACAACAGGTACAGCTCGAATTGTTACCGAAAATGGACAGCGCTATCTGGAGTTTGACCGCCAATTTGATACCGCCAGGGGTCCCGATGTCAAAGTTATTCTGTATCGAGGAAGCACCGTCCCAGTCAACGTCAGCGAGTCGGATTATATTACCCTTGCCGCTCTCAAAGGTTTCAGTGGCGCTCAACGCTATGCGATTCCCAACTCAGTGAACCTCGATGATTTTCAAGCAGTCGGGATTTGGTGTAAGAAATTTAACGTTACTTTCGGTTACGCCAGTCTCTAA
- the secF gene encoding protein translocase subunit SecF, whose protein sequence is MKLNIIKQRGLWWTISAVAIIASIAAMTISFVQLNAPVRPGLDFVGGTRLQLTLDCGVEGQCQEPINGGDVREVLAEQGLEGSTLQIVEKQTLAIRTKELKSEQRTQLQEALDRKIGRFDPKTIQIDTVGPTIGRELFASGLLALIVAFFGIAVYLSFRFKFDYAVLAIVALFHDVLIVMGLFAILGLTLNVEADSLFLVALLTVTGFSVNDTVVIYDRIRELLKERGETDSINTIVDNAVNQTLTRSINTSLTTTLPLIAIFLFGGETLKYFALALIVGFISGAYSSIFIASTMLAWWRGRQEKSDFAKKSFSSPDEPMPEIQPSDEA, encoded by the coding sequence ATGAAACTCAATATTATTAAGCAAAGAGGGTTGTGGTGGACGATTTCTGCGGTTGCAATTATTGCGAGTATCGCGGCAATGACAATCTCGTTCGTGCAACTGAATGCACCCGTTCGCCCCGGATTGGATTTTGTGGGAGGGACGCGACTTCAACTAACATTGGACTGCGGTGTAGAAGGTCAGTGCCAAGAACCGATTAATGGCGGTGATGTTCGAGAGGTTCTCGCCGAACAGGGTTTAGAGGGGAGTACGCTCCAAATTGTGGAAAAACAGACCCTTGCAATCCGCACGAAAGAATTGAAATCGGAGCAACGGACTCAGCTTCAGGAGGCGCTGGATCGAAAAATTGGGCGTTTTGACCCGAAAACCATCCAAATCGATACGGTTGGACCCACAATTGGTCGAGAGTTATTTGCTTCTGGTTTGCTGGCGTTGATTGTTGCTTTTTTTGGTATTGCGGTTTATCTGAGCTTCCGCTTTAAGTTCGATTACGCCGTCCTCGCGATTGTGGCACTGTTTCACGACGTTCTGATCGTAATGGGTCTGTTTGCGATTTTGGGTCTGACCCTTAATGTGGAAGCGGATAGTTTATTTTTGGTGGCACTCCTCACGGTTACGGGTTTTTCGGTTAACGATACGGTGGTGATTTACGATCGCATCCGGGAGTTGTTGAAAGAACGGGGCGAGACGGATTCGATTAATACGATTGTGGATAATGCGGTCAATCAAACCTTAACGCGATCGATTAATACGAGCTTGACCACAACGCTTCCTCTTATTGCCATTTTCCTCTTTGGCGGCGAAACCTTGAAATATTTTGCCTTGGCGTTAATTGTCGGCTTTATTTCCGGGGCGTACTCTAGTATTTTTATTGCCAGTACGATGTTAGCTTGGTGGCGCGGTCGGCAAGAAAAGAGCGATTTTGCGAAAAAATCTTTCTCCTCTCCCGATGAACCAATGCCTGAAATTCAACCCTCCGATGAAGCATAG
- a CDS encoding DUF4336 domain-containing protein has product MLREIDRDIWVAEQPFNYLGLNVGTRMTVIRCANRELAVISPIQVDDAIVHQLNSLGTVCHIIAPNRFHYLFATHFKTVYPKATFWATSSLKAKNPELPIDRVLSNETNNILNGIECFLFEGVKALTLSGVNSLDEWVFFHPESRTLVVTDIAFHFDQSFPLISQFAARMLGSYKTLSPSFLEKIATQEKEKVKESVQKISTWDFDRVIMAHGTIVQTKGKPQFIEGYERFLGSSVKEKT; this is encoded by the coding sequence ATGCTCAGAGAGATCGATCGTGATATTTGGGTTGCCGAACAGCCATTCAACTATTTGGGACTCAATGTTGGTACGAGAATGACAGTTATTCGATGTGCTAATAGAGAATTAGCCGTTATCTCTCCTATTCAAGTCGATGACGCAATCGTGCATCAACTTAATTCCCTGGGAACAGTTTGCCATATTATCGCTCCCAATCGTTTCCATTATTTGTTTGCCACACATTTTAAGACAGTCTATCCAAAAGCGACATTTTGGGCTACATCGAGTTTGAAGGCTAAAAACCCAGAACTTCCAATCGATCGCGTACTATCAAACGAAACGAATAATATTTTGAATGGAATCGAATGCTTTCTGTTTGAGGGAGTTAAAGCGTTGACGTTAAGTGGTGTTAATTCTCTTGATGAATGGGTTTTCTTTCACCCGGAAAGTCGCACTTTGGTGGTAACGGATATTGCTTTTCATTTTGATCAAAGTTTTCCGCTAATCTCGCAGTTTGCAGCGAGAATGTTGGGTAGTTATAAAACTCTGAGTCCCTCATTTTTGGAAAAAATCGCGACGCAGGAGAAGGAGAAAGTAAAGGAGTCCGTTCAAAAAATTTCCACGTGGGACTTCGATCGCGTAATTATGGCTCACGGTACAATTGTCCAGACGAAGGGAAAGCCACAGTTTATTGAAGGGTACGAACGATTTTTAGGTTCATCGGTGAAGGAAAAAACGTAA